From the genome of Perca flavescens isolate YP-PL-M2 chromosome 1, PFLA_1.0, whole genome shotgun sequence, one region includes:
- the slc12a4 gene encoding solute carrier family 12 member 4 translates to MPHFTVVPVKDQAQSNYDSLEGINWVDYRDTGQDCPDHQDTVSSDGHGNHKEDSPFLNNADAASKKNDFYDRNLALFEEELDIRPKVSSLLSRLVSYTNITQGAKEHEEAESAEASRRKTPKSPNMGTLMGVYLPCLQNIFGVILFLRLTWIVGMAGIMQSLLIVLMCCSCTMLTAISMSAIATNGVVPAGGAYFMISRSLGPEFGGAVGLCFYLGTTFASAMYILGAIEIFLKYLVPQAAIFHATDTLGSDSAMLNNMRIYGSICLSLMAVVVFVGVKYVNKLASLFLACVIISIVSIYAGAFKSMTHPPEFPICMLGNRTLVRDRFDVCAKTVIKGNITVPSQLWERFCLPGNMSSAQCDDYFIQNNVTEIQGIPGLGSGIIRENMWGDYQQKGEILEKAGLQSVDAHGAVENFGMYVSADIATSFTLLVGIFFPSATGIMAGSNRSGDLRDAQKSIPVGTILAITTTSLVYFSSVVLFGSCIEGVVLRDKFGDAVRKNLVVGTLSWPSPWVIVIGSFFSTVGAGLQSLTGAPRLLQAIAKDNIIPFLRVFGHGKTNGEPTWALLLTGLIAELGILIASLDMVAPILSMFFLMCYLFVNLACAVQTLLRTPNWRPRFKYYHWALSFLGMSMCLALMFISSWYYAIVAMVIAGMIYKYIEYQGAEKEWGDGIRGLSLSAARYALLRLEVGPPHTKNWRPQLLVLLKLDEDLHVKYPRLLTFASQLKAGKGLTIVGSVVQGNFLESYGEMQAAEQTIKNMMEIERVKGFCQIVVASKVREGIVHLIQSCGLGGMKHNTVMMGWPYGWRQSEDPRAWKTFINTVRCTTAGHLALMVPKNVSFYPSNHERFTDGNIDVWWIVHDGGMLMLLPFLLKLHKVWRKCKMRIFTVAQMDDNSIQMKKDLATFLYQLRIEAEVEVVEMHDSDISAYTYERTLMMEQRSQMLRQMRLSGAERQREAQLVKDRHSLVRMGSLYSDEEEEVVEAPPEKVQMTWTREKCEAERRNRNNAPENFRELMSLKPDQSNVRRMHTAVKLNEVIVNRSHDARLVLLNMPGPPRNTDGDENYMEFLEVLTEGLERVLLVRGGGREVITIYS, encoded by the exons ATGCCTCACTTCACAGTGGTACCGGTGAAGGATCAAGCTCAGTCCAACTACGATAGTCTAGAGGGGATTAACTGGGTGGATTACAGAGACACTGGACAGGACTGCCCTGATCATCAAGATACTGTCAGCTCTGATG GACACGGGAATCATAAAGAAGACAGTCCATTTCTCAACAATGCTGATGCTGCTAGCAAAAAGAATGATTTCTATGACCGAAATCTGGCTTTGTTTGAG GAAGAGCTGGACATCCGGCCAAAGGTTTCCTCACTGCTCAGCCGCTTGGTCAGCTACACCAACATCACCCAGGGAGCCAAGGAGCATGAGGAGGCGGAGAGCGCTGAGGCCTCACGCAGGAAGACCCCCAAG TCTCCCAACATGGGCACTCTGATGGGGGTCTACTTGCCGTGTCTGCAGAACATCTTTGGTGTCATTCTTTTCCTCCGACTGACGTGGATTGTTGGGATGGCTGGCATCATGCAGTCCCTCCTGATTGTCCTCATGTGCTGCTCATGT ACAATGCTCACGGCCATATCAATGAGTGCCATTGCCACGAATGGTGTTGTTCCAG CTGGAGGGGCATACTTCATGATCTCCCGCTCCCTTGGCCCTGAGTTTGGAGGAGCTGTGGGTCTGTGCTTCTACTTAGGCACCACCTTTGCTTCTGCCATGTACATACTGGGGGCCATCGAAATCTTCTTG AAATATTTGGTCCCCCAGGCGGCCATATTTCACGCTACAGACACCCTTGGGAGTGACAGTGCCATGCTGAACAATATGCGAATATACGGCTCTATCTGCCTCAGCCTGATGGCTGTGGTGGTTTTTGTAGGAGTCAAATATGTCAACAAGCTGGCATCTCTTTTCCTGGCCTGCGTCATTATTTCAATTGTTTCCATCTATGCTGGGGCATTTAAATCCATGACTCATCCCCCTGAATTCCC GAtctgcatgctgggaaacagaACGTTGGTGAGAGATCGCTTTGATGTGTGTGCTAAGACTGTGATAAAGGGTAACATCACGGTGCCCAGTCAGCTGTGGGAAAGGTTCTGTCTGCCGGGGAACATGAGCAGCGCTCAGTGTGATGACTACTTCATCCAGAACAATGTGACAGAGATACAGGGCATCCCTGGACTTGGCAGTGGAATTATAAGAG AAAACATGTGGGGCGACTACCAACAGAAAGGGGAGATCTTAGAGAAAGCTGGGCTACAGTCAGTGGATGCCCATGGTGCCGTGGAGAACTTTGGCATGTATGTGTCAGCAGACATCGCTACATCATTCACACTTCTGGTTGGGATCTTCTTCCCATCTGCCACAG GTATCATGGCAGGGTCCAACAGATCTGGTGATCTCCGTGATGCTCAAAAGTCCATCCCTGTGGGAACTATCTTAGCCATTACTACTACTTCACTTGTTT ATTTCAGTTCTGTGGTTCTGTTTGGATCTTGTATCGAAGGAGTAGTCCTTAGGGACAA GTTTGGAGATGCCGTTCGAAAAAACTTGGTGGTGGGAACGCTCTCCTGGCCGTCTCCGTGGGTTATTGTCATCGGCTCCTTCTTCTCTACGGTTGGGGCGGGCCTGCAGTCGCTCACTGGGGCACCCCGACTTCTACAGGCTATAGCCAAAGACAACATCATTCCTTTCCTCAGG gTGTTTGGTCACGGAAAGACCAATGGAGAGCCTACATGGGCCCTACTATTGACTGGTCTCATAGCTGAGCTGGGCATCCTTATTGCCTCACTCGACATGGTGGCTCCCATACTTTCAAT GTTCTTCTTGATGTGCTATCTCTTTGTGAACTTAGCCTGTGCAGTTCAGACTCTTTTACGAACACCCAACTGGAGGCCAAGGTTTAAATATTACCACTG GGCTCTGTCCTTCCTTGGCATGAGTATGTGTCTGGCTCTAATGTTCATCTCCTCCTGGTACTACGCTATTGTGGCCATGGTCATTGCTGGGATGATCTACAAATACATTGAGTACCAGGG AGCAGAGAAGGAGTGGGGAGATGGCATAAGAGGACTGTCCCTTAGCGCTGCGCGATACGCCCTGTTGAGACTAGAGGTTGGACCCCCGCACACCAAGAACTGGAG ACCTCAGCTGCTTGTACTGTTGAAACTGGATGAGGACCTCCATGTAAAATACCCTCGTCTGCTCACCTTTGCCTCGCAGCTAAAGGCAGGAAAGGGTCTGACCATTGTGGGCTCTGTCGTCCAGGGCAACTTCCTGGAAAGCTATGGGGAAATGCAGGCCGCTGAGCAG ACCATTAAGAATATGATGGAGATTGAGCGAGTCAAGGGTTTCTGCCAGATTGTGGTGGCATCTAAGGTGCGGGAGGGTATTGTCCATCTGATCCAGTCCTGTGGTCTGGGGGGCATGAAGCACAACACTGTGATGATGGGCTGGCCGTACGGCTGGCGACAGAGTGAGGACCCTCGTGCCTGGAAGACTTTTATCA ACACAGTCCGCTGCACCACAGCTGGCCACCTGGCCCTGATGGTGCCCAAAAATGTGTCCTTTTACCCGAGCAACCATGAACGCTTCACAGATGGCAACATTGACGTTTGGTGGATCGTCCATGATGGGGGGATGCTAATGCTGCTGCCTTTTCTGCTCAAACTGCATAAA GTTTGGAGGAAATGCAAGATGCGCATCTTCACTGTAGCCCAGATGGATGATAACAGCATCCAGATGAAGAAAGATCTGGCCACATTCCTTTACCAACTGAGAATAGAGGCTgaggtggaggtggtggagaTG CACGACAGTGACATCTCAGCGTACACCTATGAGCGAACGTTAATGATGGAGCAGAGGTCCCAAATGTTGAGGCAAATGAGGCTGTCCggtgcagaaagacaaagagag GCCCAGCTGGTTAAGGACAGACACTCTTTGGTGCGTATGGGAAGTCTATACtcagatgaggaggaggaggtggtggaggcTCCTCCAGAGAAGGTCCAGATGACGTGGACAAGAGAGAAGTGTGAGGCTGAGAGGAGGAACAGGAACAATGCACCCGAGAACTTCAGAGAACTCATGAGCCTCAAACC GGATCAGTCTAATGTGCGACGAATGCATACAGCTGTGAAGCTGAACGAGGTAATAGTCAACAGGTCCCATGATGCTCGATTAGTGCTGCTCAACATGCCAGGGCCACCTCGTAACACAGACGGAGATGAGAACT ATATGGAGTTTCTGGAGGTGTTGACCGAAGGCTTGGAAAGAGTGCTGCTGGTCCGAGGTGGAGGTCGAGAGGTTATCACCATCTACTCATGA